In the genome of Neofelis nebulosa isolate mNeoNeb1 chromosome 8, mNeoNeb1.pri, whole genome shotgun sequence, one region contains:
- the SLC25A3 gene encoding solute carrier family 25 member 3 isoform X1, whose protein sequence is MFSSVAHLARANPFNAPHLQLVHDGLAGPRSSPAGPPGPPRRSRNLAAAAVEEQYSCDYGSGRFFILCGLGGIISCGTTHTALVPLDLVKCRMQVDPQKYKGIFNGFSVTLKEDGVRGLAKGWAPTFIGYSMQGLCKFGFYEVFKVLYSNMLGEENAYLWRTSLYLAASASAEFFADIALAPMEAAKVRIQTQPGYANTLRDAAPKMYKEEGLKAFYKGVAPLWMRQIPYTMMKFACFERTVEALYKFVVPKPRSECSKPEQLVVTFVAGYIAGVFCAIVSHPADSVVSVLNKEKGSSASQVLQRLGFKGVWKGLFARIIMIGTLTALQWFIYDSVKVYFRLPRPPPPEMPESLKKKLGLTQ, encoded by the exons ATGTTCTCGTCTGTGGCGCATCTGGCGCGGGCAAACCCCTTCAACGCGCCCCACTTGCAGCTGGTACACGATGGCCTCGCGGGCCCCCGCAGCAGCCCCGCGGGGCCTCCAGGTCCGCCCCGCCGCTCCCGCAATCTGGCAGCAGCCGCTGTGGAAG AGCAGTATAGCTGTGACTATGGATCTGGCAGATTCTTTATCCTTTGTGGACTTGGAGGAATTATTAGCTGTGGCACAACACATACAGCATTGGTTCCTCTAGATCTGGTTAAATGCAGAATGCAG gTGGACCCCCAAAAGTACAAGGGCATATTTAATGGATTCTCAGTTACACTGAAAGAGGATGGTGTTCGTGGTTTGGCTAAAGGATGGGCTCCGACTTTCATTGGCTACTCTATGCAGGGGCTCTGCAAGTTTGGCTTTTATGAAGTTTTCAAAGTCTTGTATAGCAACATGCTTGGAGAG GAGAATGCCTATCTCTGGCGCACATCACTGTATTTGGCTGCCTCTGCCAGTGCTGAATTCTTTGCTGACATTGCCCTGGCTCCTATGGAAGCTGCTAAGGTTCGAATTCAAACCCAACCAGGTTATGCCAACACTTTGAGGGATGCAGctcccaaaatgtataaagaagaagGTTTAAAAGC ATTCTACAAGGGAGTTGCTCCTCTCTGGATGAGACAGATACCATACACCATGATGAAATTTGCGTGCTTTGAACGTACTGTTGAAGCATTGTACAAGTTTGTGGTTCCCAAGCCCCGAAGTGAATGTTCAAAGCCAGAGCAACTGGTTGTAACATTTGTGGCAGGTTACATAG CTGGAGTCTTCTGTGCAATTGTTTCTCACCCTGCTGATTCTGTGGTATCTGTGttgaataaagagaaaggtaGCAGTGCTTCTCAAGTCCTCCAGAGACTTGGATTTAAAG GTGTATGGAAGGGACTCTTTGCCCGTATCATCATGATTGGCACTCTGACTGCACTACAGTGGTTCATCTATGACTCTGTGAAGGTCTACTTCAGGCTCCCTCGCCCTCCTCCACCTGAGATGCCAGAGTCTCTGAAGAAGAAGCTCGGGTTAACTCAGTAG
- the SLC25A3 gene encoding solute carrier family 25 member 3 isoform X2, whose protein sequence is MFSSVAHLARANPFNAPHLQLVHDGLAGPRSSPAGPPGPPRRSRNLAAAAVEEYSCEYGSMKFYALCGFGGVLSCGLTHTAVVPLDLVKCRMQVDPQKYKGIFNGFSVTLKEDGVRGLAKGWAPTFIGYSMQGLCKFGFYEVFKVLYSNMLGEENAYLWRTSLYLAASASAEFFADIALAPMEAAKVRIQTQPGYANTLRDAAPKMYKEEGLKAFYKGVAPLWMRQIPYTMMKFACFERTVEALYKFVVPKPRSECSKPEQLVVTFVAGYIAGVFCAIVSHPADSVVSVLNKEKGSSASQVLQRLGFKGVWKGLFARIIMIGTLTALQWFIYDSVKVYFRLPRPPPPEMPESLKKKLGLTQ, encoded by the exons ATGTTCTCGTCTGTGGCGCATCTGGCGCGGGCAAACCCCTTCAACGCGCCCCACTTGCAGCTGGTACACGATGGCCTCGCGGGCCCCCGCAGCAGCCCCGCGGGGCCTCCAGGTCCGCCCCGCCGCTCCCGCAATCTGGCAGCAGCCGCTGTGGAAG AGTACAGTTGCGAATATGGCTCCATGAAGTTTTATGCACTGTGTGGCTTTGGTGGGGTCTTAAGTTGTGGTCTGACACACACTGCTGTCGTTCCTCTGGATTTAGTGAAATGCCGTATGCAG gTGGACCCCCAAAAGTACAAGGGCATATTTAATGGATTCTCAGTTACACTGAAAGAGGATGGTGTTCGTGGTTTGGCTAAAGGATGGGCTCCGACTTTCATTGGCTACTCTATGCAGGGGCTCTGCAAGTTTGGCTTTTATGAAGTTTTCAAAGTCTTGTATAGCAACATGCTTGGAGAG GAGAATGCCTATCTCTGGCGCACATCACTGTATTTGGCTGCCTCTGCCAGTGCTGAATTCTTTGCTGACATTGCCCTGGCTCCTATGGAAGCTGCTAAGGTTCGAATTCAAACCCAACCAGGTTATGCCAACACTTTGAGGGATGCAGctcccaaaatgtataaagaagaagGTTTAAAAGC ATTCTACAAGGGAGTTGCTCCTCTCTGGATGAGACAGATACCATACACCATGATGAAATTTGCGTGCTTTGAACGTACTGTTGAAGCATTGTACAAGTTTGTGGTTCCCAAGCCCCGAAGTGAATGTTCAAAGCCAGAGCAACTGGTTGTAACATTTGTGGCAGGTTACATAG CTGGAGTCTTCTGTGCAATTGTTTCTCACCCTGCTGATTCTGTGGTATCTGTGttgaataaagagaaaggtaGCAGTGCTTCTCAAGTCCTCCAGAGACTTGGATTTAAAG GTGTATGGAAGGGACTCTTTGCCCGTATCATCATGATTGGCACTCTGACTGCACTACAGTGGTTCATCTATGACTCTGTGAAGGTCTACTTCAGGCTCCCTCGCCCTCCTCCACCTGAGATGCCAGAGTCTCTGAAGAAGAAGCTCGGGTTAACTCAGTAG